A genomic region of Pseudomonas sp. KU43P contains the following coding sequences:
- a CDS encoding PrkA family serine protein kinase codes for MSIFSHFQQRFESTRQEELSLQEYLELCKEDRSAYASAAERLLLAIGEPELIDTSTNSRLSRIFSNKVIRRYPAFADFHGMEECIDQIVSYFRHAAQGLEEKKQILYLLGPVGGGKSSLAEKLKQLMEKVPFYAIKDSPVFESPLGLFNATEDGAILEEEYGISRRYLNTIMSPWATKRLQEYGGDISKFRVVKLYPSILNQIAIAKTEPGDENNQDISALVGKVDIRKLEEFPQNDADAYSYSGALCRANQGLMEFVEMFKAPIKVLHPLLTATQEGNYNSTEGLGAIPYSGILLAHSNESEWHTFRNNKNNEAFIDRIYIVKVPYCLRVSDEIKIYDKLLVNSSLAKAHCAPDTLKMLAQFTVLSRLKEPENSNIYSKMRVYDGENLKDTDPKAKSIQEYRDAAGVDEGMNGLSTRFAFKILSKVFNFDPHEVAANPVHLLYVLEQQIEQEQFPAEVRERYLRYLKEYLAPRYIEFIGKEIQTAYLESYSEYGQNIFDRYVLYADFWIQDQEYRDPETGEILNRIALNEELEKIEKPAGISNPKDFRNEIVNFVLRARANNNGKNPSWLSYEKLRVVIEKKMFSNTEDLLPVISFNAKASKEDQQKHNDFVTRMVERGYTDKQVRLLSEWYLRVRKSQ; via the coding sequence ATGAGTATTTTTAGCCACTTCCAACAACGTTTCGAGTCTACGCGCCAGGAAGAACTCTCGCTGCAGGAGTACCTCGAGCTGTGTAAAGAGGATCGCAGTGCCTACGCCTCGGCGGCTGAACGGCTGTTGCTGGCCATCGGTGAGCCGGAACTGATCGACACCTCAACCAACTCCAGGCTGTCGCGAATCTTCTCCAACAAGGTGATCCGCCGGTATCCGGCCTTTGCCGACTTCCATGGCATGGAAGAGTGCATCGACCAGATCGTTTCCTACTTCCGCCATGCCGCCCAAGGCCTGGAAGAGAAGAAACAGATCCTCTATCTGCTGGGCCCGGTAGGCGGCGGTAAATCGTCGCTGGCCGAAAAACTCAAGCAGCTGATGGAAAAGGTCCCCTTCTATGCGATCAAGGACTCGCCAGTATTCGAGTCGCCGCTGGGGCTGTTCAATGCCACCGAAGATGGCGCCATTCTCGAAGAAGAGTACGGCATCTCGCGGCGCTACCTGAACACCATCATGTCCCCGTGGGCTACCAAGCGCCTGCAGGAATACGGTGGTGATATCAGCAAGTTCCGGGTGGTCAAGCTCTACCCGTCGATCCTCAACCAGATCGCCATCGCCAAGACCGAGCCGGGCGACGAGAATAACCAGGACATCTCCGCCCTGGTCGGCAAGGTGGATATCCGCAAGCTGGAGGAATTCCCGCAGAACGACGCCGACGCCTATAGCTACTCGGGCGCACTGTGCCGGGCCAACCAGGGCCTGATGGAATTCGTCGAGATGTTCAAGGCACCGATCAAGGTCCTTCACCCGTTGCTCACCGCCACCCAGGAAGGCAACTACAACAGCACCGAAGGCCTGGGCGCGATCCCCTACTCCGGGATCCTGCTGGCCCACTCCAACGAATCGGAGTGGCACACCTTCCGCAACAACAAGAACAACGAGGCGTTCATCGACCGGATCTACATCGTCAAGGTGCCGTATTGCCTGCGCGTCAGCGACGAGATCAAGATCTACGACAAGCTGCTGGTCAATAGTTCGCTGGCCAAGGCCCATTGCGCGCCGGACACGCTCAAGATGCTCGCCCAGTTCACCGTGCTCTCGCGCCTCAAGGAGCCGGAAAACTCGAACATCTATTCGAAGATGCGCGTCTATGACGGCGAGAATCTCAAGGACACCGACCCGAAAGCCAAGTCGATCCAGGAGTACCGCGATGCTGCGGGTGTCGACGAGGGCATGAACGGCCTGTCGACCCGTTTTGCCTTCAAGATCCTGTCCAAGGTGTTCAACTTCGACCCGCACGAGGTGGCGGCCAACCCGGTGCACCTGCTGTATGTACTGGAGCAGCAGATCGAACAGGAGCAGTTCCCGGCAGAAGTGCGCGAACGCTACCTGCGCTACCTCAAAGAGTACCTGGCACCGCGTTACATCGAGTTCATCGGCAAGGAAATCCAGACGGCCTACCTCGAGTCGTATAGCGAGTACGGCCAGAACATCTTCGACCGCTATGTGCTGTACGCCGACTTCTGGATCCAGGACCAGGAATACCGCGACCCGGAAACCGGCGAGATCCTCAATCGCATTGCCCTCAACGAAGAGCTGGAGAAGATCGAGAAACCGGCAGGCATCAGCAATCCGAAGGACTTCCGCAACGAGATCGTCAACTTCGTGTTGCGTGCCCGTGCCAACAACAACGGCAAGAACCCGAGCTGGCTGAGCTACGAGAAGCTGCGTGTGGTGATCGAGAAGAAAATGTTCTCCAACACCGAAGACCTGCTGCCGGTCATCAGCTTCAACGCCAAGGCCAGCAAGGAAGATCAACAGAAGCACAACGACTTCGTCACGCGCATGGTGGAACGTGGCTACACCGACAAACAGGTGCGCCTGCTGTCGGAATGGTACCTGCGGGTCAGGAAATCGCAATAA
- a CDS encoding YeaH/YhbH family protein, whose product MSYVIDRRLNGKNKSTVNRQRFLRRYREHIKKAVEEAVSRRSIMDMEHGEQISIPGRDIDEPVLHHGRGGKQTIVHPGNKEFTAGEHIPRPQGGGGGGGRGKAGNSGEGMDDFVFQITQEEFLEFMFEDLELPNLVKRHLTGADTFKTVRAGIANEGNPSRINIVRTLRSAHARRIALTGSSRALLREAQKELARLKVEEPDNFSDIQEVEQEIERLKARINRLPFLDTFDLKYNLLVKQPNPSSKAVMFCLMDVSGSMTQATKDIAKRFFILLYLFLKRNYDRIEVVFIRHHTSAREVDEEEFFYSRETGGTIVSSALKMMQEIMAERYPASDWNIYAAQASDGDNWNDDSPICREILSKQIMPHVQYYTYVEITPREHQALWYEYERIGEAFPDTFAQQQLVSAGDIYPVFRELFQRRLAT is encoded by the coding sequence ATGAGCTACGTTATCGACCGACGCCTGAACGGCAAGAACAAGAGCACGGTCAACCGCCAGCGCTTCTTGCGGCGTTACCGTGAACACATCAAGAAAGCCGTCGAAGAGGCCGTGAGCCGCCGCTCCATCATGGACATGGAGCATGGCGAGCAGATCAGCATTCCGGGACGGGACATCGACGAACCCGTGCTGCACCATGGCCGTGGCGGCAAGCAGACCATCGTGCATCCGGGCAACAAGGAATTCACAGCCGGCGAACATATCCCCAGGCCCCAGGGCGGCGGCGGTGGGGGCGGGCGTGGCAAGGCTGGCAACTCTGGCGAGGGCATGGATGATTTCGTCTTCCAGATCACCCAGGAAGAGTTCCTCGAATTCATGTTCGAAGACCTCGAACTGCCCAACCTGGTCAAACGCCACCTAACCGGTGCCGACACCTTCAAAACCGTGCGTGCCGGGATCGCCAACGAAGGCAACCCATCCCGCATCAATATCGTCCGCACCTTGCGCTCGGCCCATGCCAGGCGGATCGCTCTGACCGGCAGCAGCCGCGCGTTGCTGCGTGAGGCGCAAAAAGAACTGGCCCGGCTCAAGGTGGAGGAGCCAGACAACTTCTCTGATATCCAGGAAGTCGAGCAGGAAATCGAACGGCTCAAGGCGCGCATCAACCGCCTGCCGTTCCTCGATACCTTCGATCTCAAATACAACCTGCTGGTCAAGCAGCCCAACCCAAGCTCCAAGGCGGTGATGTTCTGCCTGATGGACGTCTCCGGCTCCATGACCCAGGCCACCAAAGACATCGCCAAGCGCTTCTTCATCCTCCTGTACTTGTTCCTCAAGCGTAACTACGACCGCATCGAGGTGGTTTTCATCCGCCACCACACCAGCGCCCGCGAAGTCGACGAGGAGGAGTTCTTCTATTCCCGAGAAACCGGCGGCACCATCGTCTCCAGTGCGCTGAAGATGATGCAGGAGATCATGGCTGAGCGTTACCCGGCCAGCGACTGGAACATCTACGCGGCCCAGGCTTCCGACGGCGACAACTGGAACGATGACTCGCCGATATGCCGCGAGATCCTGTCCAAGCAGATCATGCCGCACGTGCAGTACTACACTTACGTTGAAATCACCCCACGTGAGCATCAGGCGCTGTGGTACGAGTACGAGCGAATCGGCGAGGCATTCCCCGATACATTCGCCCAGCAGCAGTTGGTTTCGGCCGGCGATATCTACCCGGTCTTCCGTGAACTCTTCCAGCGCAGGTTAGCCACATGA
- a CDS encoding SpoVR family protein, producing the protein MTARAQRRQPISTGSEWTFELIQTYDREISRLAERYALDTYPNQIEVITAEQMMDAYASVGMPLGYHHWSYGKQFLSTEKSYSRGQMGLAYEIVINSDPCIAYLMEENTMCMQALVIAHACYGHNSFFKGNYLFRTWTDATSIIDYLVFAKQYIAQCEERHGIDAVEDLIDSCHALMNYGVDRYKRPYPISAEEERRRQKDREEHLQRQINDLWRTIPKGAEKGGDRDDARFPSEPQENILYFIEKNAPLLEPWQREVVRIVRKIAQYFYPQRQTQVMNEGWATFWHYTLMNDLYDEGLITEGFMMEFLQSHTSVVFQPGFDSPYYNGINPYALGFAMYTDIRRMCENPTEEDRRWFPDIAGSDWLSTIKFAMSSFKDESFILQYLSPKVIRDLKLFSILDDDQRDDLLVPAIHDEAGYRIIREQLASQYNLGNREPNVQIWSIDRRGDRSLTLRHQQHNRKPLGDSTEEVLKHLHRLWGFDIHLETVQGDQIVKTHHMPPRGEHGESGDYGRMDLAVIHHL; encoded by the coding sequence ATGACCGCCAGAGCACAGAGACGCCAACCCATTTCCACCGGGTCCGAGTGGACGTTCGAGCTGATCCAGACCTACGACCGGGAAATCAGCCGCCTGGCCGAACGTTATGCCCTGGACACCTACCCCAACCAGATCGAAGTGATCACCGCCGAGCAGATGATGGATGCCTATGCCTCCGTCGGCATGCCGCTGGGCTATCACCACTGGTCCTACGGCAAGCAGTTCCTCAGTACCGAGAAGTCCTATAGCCGCGGCCAGATGGGCCTGGCCTACGAGATCGTGATCAACTCCGACCCGTGCATCGCCTATCTGATGGAAGAAAACACCATGTGCATGCAGGCACTGGTGATCGCCCACGCTTGCTATGGCCATAACAGTTTCTTCAAGGGCAACTACCTGTTCCGCACCTGGACGGATGCCACGTCGATCATCGACTACCTGGTTTTCGCCAAGCAGTACATCGCCCAGTGCGAGGAGCGCCACGGCATCGATGCCGTGGAAGACCTGATCGACTCCTGCCACGCCCTGATGAACTACGGCGTCGATCGCTACAAGCGCCCCTATCCGATCTCGGCCGAGGAAGAACGCCGACGCCAGAAGGACCGTGAAGAACACCTGCAGAGGCAAATCAACGACCTGTGGCGCACCATACCCAAAGGCGCTGAAAAGGGCGGAGACCGCGACGATGCGCGCTTCCCCTCCGAGCCTCAGGAAAACATCCTCTATTTCATCGAAAAGAATGCCCCGCTGCTCGAACCCTGGCAACGCGAAGTGGTGCGCATCGTGCGCAAGATCGCCCAATACTTCTACCCCCAGCGCCAGACTCAGGTCATGAACGAAGGCTGGGCAACCTTCTGGCACTACACGCTGATGAACGACCTCTACGACGAGGGCCTGATCACCGAAGGCTTCATGATGGAGTTCCTGCAGTCACACACCAGCGTAGTGTTCCAACCCGGTTTCGACAGCCCCTACTACAACGGCATCAACCCCTACGCCCTGGGCTTTGCGATGTATACCGACATCCGTCGCATGTGCGAAAACCCCACCGAAGAAGACCGCCGCTGGTTCCCTGACATCGCTGGCAGTGACTGGCTGTCGACCATCAAGTTCGCCATGAGTAGCTTCAAGGATGAAAGCTTCATCCTGCAGTACCTGTCACCCAAGGTGATCCGTGACCTCAAGCTGTTCAGCATCCTCGATGACGACCAGCGTGACGACCTGCTGGTGCCGGCCATTCACGACGAGGCGGGCTACCGCATCATCCGTGAGCAACTGGCTTCCCAGTACAACCTCGGCAACCGCGAACCGAACGTGCAGATCTGGAGCATCGACCGCCGTGGCGACCGCTCCCTCACCCTGCGTCACCAGCAGCACAACCGCAAACCCCTTGGCGACTCCACCGAGGAGGTGCTCAAGCACCTGCACCGGCTGTGGGGCTTTGATATCCACCTGGAGACCGTTCAGGGCGACCAGATAGTCAAGACCCACCACATGCCGCCCCGTGGCGAGCACGGCGAAAGCGGCGATTACGGCCGCATGGACCTTGCAGTCATTCATCACCTCTAG
- a CDS encoding multifunctional CCA addition/repair protein, with translation MHIYKVGGAVRDRLLGRPVSDIDWLVVGATVEEMHAKGYRPVGADFPVFLHPKTGEEYALARTERKSGRGYGGFTFHASPDVTLEEDLIRRDLTINAMAEDGHGNVIDPYNGQDDLEQRILRHVSPAFAEDPLRVLRVARFAARYAPLGFRIADETLTLMRQISQSGELQALTAERSWKEIERALLEDAPQVFVQVLRDCEALQQLMPELQGDAASLAALVQAAKHHQPLHVRWACLLHGLDPASIKALNQRFKAPRECQELAQLVGEFGGQGQRALELEPETLLELLQKFDVYRRPQRFEDFIAACEMAARGHGAQNYPQAEYLRGAATAARAVDVKPLVEAGLIGQRLGDALKEKRLKALQDYKTGAGL, from the coding sequence ATGCACATCTACAAAGTTGGCGGCGCAGTCCGTGATCGCCTGCTCGGGCGCCCTGTCAGCGACATCGACTGGCTGGTGGTTGGCGCTACCGTCGAAGAAATGCACGCCAAAGGCTACCGTCCGGTAGGCGCTGATTTTCCGGTTTTCCTGCATCCCAAGACTGGCGAGGAGTACGCTCTGGCCCGCACCGAGCGAAAGAGCGGGCGTGGTTATGGGGGCTTTACTTTCCATGCCAGCCCAGACGTGACGCTCGAAGAAGATCTGATTCGACGCGACCTGACCATCAATGCGATGGCCGAGGACGGCCACGGCAATGTCATTGATCCCTACAATGGCCAGGATGATCTTGAGCAGCGTATTCTACGCCATGTTTCGCCGGCATTCGCCGAAGATCCCCTGCGAGTATTGCGTGTTGCGCGCTTCGCCGCGCGCTATGCCCCACTCGGTTTTCGGATCGCCGATGAAACCCTGACGCTGATGCGGCAGATCAGCCAATCAGGCGAACTGCAGGCATTGACCGCCGAGCGCAGCTGGAAAGAAATCGAGCGCGCCCTGCTGGAAGACGCGCCCCAAGTATTCGTCCAGGTCTTGCGTGACTGCGAAGCCTTGCAACAGCTGATGCCCGAACTCCAGGGCGATGCAGCGTCGCTGGCCGCTCTTGTTCAGGCCGCCAAGCATCATCAGCCCCTGCATGTTCGCTGGGCTTGCCTGCTGCATGGTCTTGATCCAGCCTCGATCAAAGCACTCAACCAGCGCTTCAAGGCGCCCCGTGAATGCCAGGAACTGGCCCAGCTGGTGGGGGAATTCGGTGGGCAGGGGCAAAGAGCACTTGAGCTCGAACCCGAGACATTGCTGGAGCTGCTACAGAAATTCGACGTGTATCGGCGACCGCAGCGTTTCGAGGATTTCATAGCTGCGTGCGAAATGGCTGCCCGAGGGCACGGAGCGCAAAACTACCCACAGGCTGAATACTTGCGTGGTGCGGCAACGGCAGCAAGGGCGGTGGATGTGAAGCCCTTGGTGGAGGCTGGGCTGATCGGGCAGCGACTGGGGGACGCACTCAAGGAAAAACGGCTGAAAGCGTTACAAGACTACAAAACCGGCGCCGGGCTTTAA
- the folK gene encoding 2-amino-4-hydroxy-6-hydroxymethyldihydropteridine diphosphokinase — protein sequence MPLSTVYLGLGSNTDRHTHLCAGLDALAAILTDMRCSPAFESQAVGIKSGPFINFVVTGKTDLPLMELDRRLKFIEADNGRYAPDRKGLPLDIDVLMYDDLHGNHDGLVLPRPEILKNAFVLWPLSLLAPDLVHPGAGKRMAQLWQEAQIEQVLAPVAFEWRGLQLTPA from the coding sequence ATGCCTCTGAGCACGGTTTACCTGGGGCTTGGCAGCAACACAGACCGCCACACACACCTGTGTGCCGGGCTCGATGCATTGGCCGCCATCCTCACCGACATGCGTTGTTCTCCGGCTTTCGAAAGCCAGGCGGTAGGGATCAAAAGCGGCCCATTCATCAACTTCGTGGTGACGGGCAAGACCGACCTGCCACTGATGGAGCTGGACCGCCGGCTCAAGTTCATCGAGGCCGACAACGGCCGCTATGCCCCTGATCGCAAGGGCTTGCCGCTGGATATTGACGTGCTGATGTACGACGATCTGCACGGTAACCATGATGGTTTGGTGCTGCCCAGGCCAGAGATTCTGAAGAACGCATTCGTGCTGTGGCCACTGTCGCTGCTGGCGCCTGATCTGGTGCACCCGGGGGCAGGGAAGCGCATGGCGCAGTTGTGGCAGGAAGCACAGATCGAGCAGGTGCTGGCGCCAGTGGCGTTCGAATGGCGTGGGTTGCAGCTTACGCCTGCTTGA
- the folB gene encoding dihydroneopterin aldolase → MDRVFIEGLEVETVIGAYDWERDIRQCLRLDLSFAWDNRPAAAGDDLNLALDYASVSSRIQGFAEQARFELVETFAERLVAALMEEFHIPWVRLKLTKPGAVPAARGGVGVEIERGCL, encoded by the coding sequence TTGGACAGAGTGTTCATCGAAGGCCTGGAAGTCGAGACCGTCATCGGTGCTTATGACTGGGAGCGGGATATTCGCCAGTGCCTGCGCCTGGACCTGAGTTTCGCCTGGGACAATCGCCCGGCCGCGGCTGGAGATGATCTGAACCTGGCGTTGGACTACGCCAGCGTTTCGTCACGTATCCAAGGCTTTGCCGAGCAGGCACGCTTCGAATTGGTAGAAACCTTCGCTGAACGGCTGGTCGCTGCGCTGATGGAAGAGTTTCATATTCCCTGGGTACGCCTGAAGCTGACCAAGCCGGGCGCGGTTCCGGCAGCCCGTGGTGGTGTTGGCGTGGAGATCGAGCGCGGATGCCTCTGA
- the plsY gene encoding glycerol-3-phosphate 1-O-acyltransferase PlsY, with amino-acid sequence MFWLLALLAYLLGSLSFAIVLSRLSGSPDPRSSGSGNAGATNMLRLAGRKLAILTLLGDLCKGLLPVLLARLAGLDMQEQAWIGVCAVLGHLFPVYFHFQGGKGVATAAGMLMALYFPAALLAIGAWLLTFYLTRTSSLAALIATPLTLPLLAWREPGALLPVSVLTVMIVWRHRNNLRDLFAGRERHF; translated from the coding sequence ATGTTTTGGTTACTGGCGCTGCTCGCCTACCTGCTCGGCTCGCTGTCCTTCGCCATTGTCCTCAGCCGCCTCTCGGGCAGCCCGGACCCGCGTTCCAGCGGCTCAGGCAATGCCGGCGCCACCAACATGCTACGCCTGGCAGGCCGTAAACTGGCGATCCTGACCTTGCTTGGCGACCTGTGCAAGGGCTTGTTGCCGGTACTGCTCGCACGACTGGCCGGGCTCGATATGCAGGAACAGGCCTGGATCGGTGTCTGCGCAGTGCTGGGCCACCTGTTCCCAGTGTACTTCCACTTCCAGGGCGGCAAGGGCGTGGCCACGGCGGCTGGCATGCTCATGGCCCTGTATTTCCCGGCTGCGCTACTGGCCATCGGCGCCTGGCTGCTGACCTTCTACCTCACCCGCACCAGCTCGCTGGCGGCACTTATCGCCACCCCCCTGACCCTGCCATTGCTGGCCTGGCGCGAGCCCGGGGCCTTGCTGCCGGTCAGCGTGCTCACGGTGATGATCGTCTGGCGCCACCGCAACAATCTGCGAGACCTGTTCGCCGGGCGCGAGCGGCACTTCTGA
- the tsaD gene encoding tRNA (adenosine(37)-N6)-threonylcarbamoyltransferase complex transferase subunit TsaD yields the protein MLVLGLETSCDETGVALYDSERGLLADALFSQIDLHRVFGGVVPELASRDHVKRMLPLIRQVLDEAGCVATEIDAIAYTAGPGLVGALLVGASCAQALAFAWDIPAIGVHHMEGHLLAPMLEENPPEFPFVALLVSGGHTQLVRVDGIGHYQLLGESLDDAAGEAFDKTAKLIGLNYPGGPEIARLAEQGVPGRFVFPRPMTDRPGLEFSFSGLKTFALNTWQQCRDAGDDNEQTRCDVSLAFQQAVVETLTIKCKRALKQTGLKRLVIAGGVSANKALRASLEDMLAGIKGNVYYARPKFCTDNGAMIAYAGCQRLLAGQQQDLAISVQARWPMEQLPPV from the coding sequence ATGCTAGTACTGGGATTGGAAACATCCTGCGACGAAACCGGCGTCGCATTATACGACAGTGAGCGCGGTTTGTTGGCCGATGCGCTGTTCAGCCAGATCGACCTGCACCGTGTGTTTGGCGGCGTCGTGCCCGAGCTTGCGTCGCGCGACCACGTCAAGCGCATGCTGCCGCTGATCCGCCAGGTCCTGGACGAGGCCGGTTGCGTGGCCACCGAGATCGACGCCATCGCCTACACCGCGGGTCCTGGCCTGGTCGGCGCGCTGCTGGTCGGCGCTTCGTGCGCCCAGGCCCTGGCGTTCGCCTGGGATATCCCGGCGATCGGCGTACACCATATGGAAGGCCATCTGCTGGCGCCGATGCTGGAGGAAAATCCTCCAGAATTTCCGTTCGTCGCTTTGTTGGTGTCTGGCGGGCATACCCAGCTCGTGCGGGTCGATGGCATCGGCCATTACCAGCTGCTGGGCGAGAGCCTGGATGACGCCGCTGGCGAGGCATTCGACAAGACTGCCAAGCTGATCGGCCTGAACTACCCTGGCGGCCCGGAAATCGCTCGACTGGCCGAGCAGGGTGTGCCTGGGCGCTTCGTGTTCCCGCGGCCGATGACCGATCGCCCAGGCCTGGAGTTCAGCTTCAGTGGCCTGAAAACCTTCGCGCTCAACACCTGGCAACAGTGCCGCGATGCTGGTGACGACAATGAGCAAACCCGTTGCGACGTGTCCCTGGCGTTCCAGCAGGCAGTGGTGGAGACTCTGACCATCAAGTGCAAGCGCGCACTGAAGCAGACCGGCCTCAAACGCCTGGTCATCGCCGGTGGCGTGAGCGCCAACAAGGCGTTGCGTGCTTCCTTGGAAGACATGCTCGCCGGGATCAAGGGCAACGTGTATTACGCACGTCCCAAGTTCTGCACCGACAATGGCGCAATGATTGCCTATGCCGGTTGCCAGCGCCTGTTGGCCGGGCAGCAGCAGGACTTGGCAATCAGCGTGCAGGCGCGCTGGCCGATGGAGCAGTTGCCGCCGGTGTGA
- the rpsU gene encoding 30S ribosomal protein S21, producing MPAVKVKENEPFDVALRRFKRSCEKAGVLAEVRSREFYEKPTAERKRKAAAAVKRHAKKVQREQRRAVRLY from the coding sequence ATGCCAGCCGTCAAAGTTAAAGAGAACGAACCCTTCGACGTAGCTCTGCGTCGTTTCAAGCGCTCCTGCGAAAAAGCCGGTGTACTGGCTGAAGTTCGTAGCCGCGAGTTTTACGAGAAGCCGACCGCAGAGCGTAAGCGCAAAGCAGCTGCTGCTGTTAAGCGTCACGCCAAGAAAGTTCAGCGCGAACAGCGCCGCGCCGTTCGTCTGTACTAA
- the dnaG gene encoding DNA primase, producing the protein MAGLIPQSFIDDLINRLDIVDVVSSRVQLKKTGKNYSACCPFHKEKTPSFTVSPDKQFYYCFGCGAGGNALGFVMDHDNLDFPQAVEELARAAGMEVPREEGRRGQKPRQPTDSPLYPLLDAAAEFYRQALRNHPTRKAAVDYLKGRGLSGEIARDFGLGFAPPGWDNLLKHLGADTLQQKVMIDAGLLIENAESGKRYDRFRDRVMFPIRDSRGRIIAFGGRVLGDDKPKYLNSPETPVFHKGQELYGLYEARKNNRNLDEIIVVEGYMDVIALAQQGLRNAVATLGTATSEEHLKRLFRVVPSVLFCFDGDQAGRKAAWRALESTLSALQDGRRARFLFLPEGEDPDSLVRAEGTDAFMARINQHAQPLADYFFEQLSNEADPRSLEGKAHMATLAAPLIEKIPGANLRQLMRNRLKEITGLDPQQVEQLAQHAPAASSVPDYDPGFDYDAMASYTPDYSDMPVHDYAPAQQEQQWKPNKGGGKKPWSDKPWDKNRKGGKPWQQRDEAPPRTPAPVEPPTLAALRTLLHHPLLASKVEDASHFADEEHLYSQLLVALIEAAQKNPGLSSMQLIARWHGTEQGRLLRALAEKEWLIVADSLEQQFFDTITSLSARQRERSLEQLLRKARQSELTSEEKSQLLALLSRNVPAQTPTSSGA; encoded by the coding sequence ATGGCCGGGCTGATTCCCCAAAGTTTCATTGACGACCTGATCAACCGCCTCGACATCGTCGACGTGGTGAGTTCGCGCGTCCAGCTGAAAAAGACCGGCAAGAACTACTCGGCCTGCTGTCCGTTCCACAAGGAGAAGACTCCCTCCTTCACGGTCAGCCCCGACAAGCAGTTCTACTACTGCTTCGGCTGCGGTGCCGGCGGCAACGCCCTGGGCTTCGTCATGGACCACGACAATCTGGACTTCCCCCAGGCCGTCGAGGAACTGGCGCGCGCAGCCGGCATGGAAGTGCCTCGCGAGGAAGGCCGACGCGGGCAGAAACCGCGCCAACCAACCGACTCTCCGCTCTACCCCCTGCTGGACGCCGCCGCCGAATTCTACCGCCAGGCCCTGCGCAACCACCCTACCCGCAAGGCCGCGGTGGATTACCTCAAGGGCCGCGGCCTGTCAGGCGAAATCGCTCGAGACTTCGGCCTGGGCTTCGCTCCGCCGGGCTGGGACAACCTGCTCAAGCACCTGGGCGCCGACACCTTGCAGCAAAAGGTGATGATCGATGCCGGCCTGCTGATCGAGAACGCCGAAAGCGGCAAGCGCTACGACCGCTTCCGCGACCGGGTGATGTTCCCCATCCGCGACAGCCGCGGGCGCATCATCGCCTTTGGCGGCCGCGTACTCGGCGACGACAAGCCCAAGTACCTGAACTCCCCGGAAACTCCGGTTTTCCACAAAGGCCAGGAGCTGTACGGGCTGTACGAAGCGCGCAAGAACAACCGCAACCTTGACGAGATCATCGTCGTCGAAGGCTACATGGACGTCATTGCCCTGGCCCAGCAAGGCCTGCGTAATGCGGTAGCCACCCTAGGCACCGCCACCAGCGAAGAACACCTCAAGCGATTGTTCCGCGTGGTGCCGAGCGTACTGTTCTGCTTCGACGGCGACCAGGCCGGCCGAAAGGCTGCCTGGCGCGCCCTGGAGTCGACCCTGTCGGCCCTGCAAGACGGGCGCCGAGCGCGTTTCCTGTTCCTGCCCGAAGGCGAAGACCCCGACAGCCTGGTGCGTGCCGAAGGCACCGATGCTTTCATGGCGCGCATCAACCAGCACGCACAGCCGCTGGCCGACTATTTCTTCGAGCAGTTGAGCAATGAAGCCGACCCGCGCTCGCTGGAAGGCAAGGCACATATGGCGACCCTGGCTGCGCCGTTGATCGAAAAGATCCCCGGCGCCAATCTGCGTCAGCTGATGCGCAATCGCTTGAAGGAAATCACCGGCCTGGATCCGCAGCAGGTCGAGCAACTGGCCCAGCATGCTCCTGCCGCCAGCAGCGTCCCGGACTACGACCCTGGCTTCGATTACGATGCCATGGCCAGTTACACCCCCGATTACAGTGATATGCCGGTGCATGACTATGCCCCGGCGCAGCAGGAACAGCAGTGGAAGCCAAACAAAGGTGGCGGCAAGAAGCCGTGGAGTGACAAGCCCTGGGACAAGAATCGCAAGGGCGGCAAGCCTTGGCAGCAACGCGACGAAGCACCACCACGCACACCGGCCCCCGTGGAGCCGCCGACCCTGGCCGCCCTGCGCACCTTGCTGCACCACCCGCTGCTGGCCAGCAAGGTCGAGGACGCCAGCCACTTCGCGGATGAAGAGCACCTCTACAGCCAGCTGTTGGTGGCCTTGATCGAAGCCGCGCAGAAAAATCCTGGGCTAAGCTCAATGCAGTTGATTGCGCGCTGGCACGGGACCGAACAAGGCCGCCTGCTGAGGGCCTTGGCAGAAAAGGAATGGTTGATCGTGGCCGACAGCCTTGAACAACAGTTTTTCGACACTATAACTAGCTTGTCCGCCCGCCAACGCGAGCGCAGCCTGGAACAACTGCTCAGAAAAGCACGTCAAAGCGAATTGACCAGCGAGGAAAAATCGCAGCTCCTCGCCCTGCTGAGCCGGAATGTTCCCGCACAAACGCCGACCTCATCTGGCGCGTGA